One Fibrobacter sp. UWB2 DNA window includes the following coding sequences:
- a CDS encoding prepilin-type N-terminal cleavage/methylation domain-containing protein — translation MNLALPKSSRHGFTLLEMLVAITVAALLTTVSLNVYSMFHHGVLETSLHYEQFVSEKVKELRCRTRFVRGLPPCDTTSGESRASRGAIRARF, via the coding sequence ATGAATCTAGCTCTGCCTAAATCTTCTCGACACGGCTTTACGCTCTTGGAAATGCTTGTCGCCATAACGGTTGCCGCGCTCCTCACGACCGTCTCGTTGAACGTTTATTCGATGTTCCATCACGGCGTTCTCGAAACAAGCCTCCATTACGAACAGTTCGTCTCGGAAAAAGTCAAAGAACTCCGCTGCCGCACCCGCTTTGTGCGTGGCCTCCCGCCTTGCGACACTACCTCGGGCGAATCTCGTGCATCCCGTGGCGCCATTCGTGCGCGTTTCTAG
- a CDS encoding TIGR02147 family protein, which yields MKPIVEYTDFRMFMRDYYEERKRCSAFSWREFSKNAGFSSPSYMKVVCDGKSKLSRIGVERTGAAMELAGFEMDYFRAMVKFGQAETEESKKAAYEEMLSIAKTYKVRTIEGEFFKYYDTWHNSVVRELAPIMPGATPGEMAKMCYPQISAAEVRDSLDFLTKSGLLKKEDENFVQSETSIKGTTDATRLAMRNMLRQMSRLATSALELPKEIRNFSGVTMGLSRESFRKIECVLNECRRQIIAIAAEEKNIEQVYRLNLQLFPLTKNVKENENEEV from the coding sequence ATGAAACCGATCGTCGAATATACCGATTTCCGCATGTTTATGCGTGATTACTACGAGGAACGCAAGCGCTGTTCCGCGTTCTCCTGGAGAGAATTCTCCAAGAACGCAGGATTCAGTTCACCCTCGTACATGAAGGTCGTTTGCGACGGTAAAAGCAAGTTGAGCCGTATCGGTGTAGAACGCACGGGTGCTGCCATGGAACTTGCTGGTTTCGAGATGGATTATTTCAGGGCGATGGTCAAGTTTGGCCAGGCGGAAACAGAAGAAAGTAAAAAAGCCGCCTACGAAGAAATGCTTTCCATCGCAAAGACGTACAAAGTCCGTACGATTGAAGGCGAGTTTTTCAAGTACTACGATACTTGGCACAACTCGGTTGTCAGGGAACTTGCCCCGATTATGCCGGGCGCCACTCCTGGCGAAATGGCGAAGATGTGTTATCCGCAAATTTCTGCTGCGGAAGTTCGCGATTCCCTCGATTTCCTCACAAAATCGGGACTCCTGAAAAAAGAAGATGAAAATTTTGTCCAGTCCGAAACTTCGATCAAGGGCACAACGGATGCAACGCGACTTGCCATGAGAAATATGCTCCGCCAAATGTCCAGGCTTGCGACTTCGGCGCTTGAACTCCCGAAGGAAATTCGTAATTTTAGTGGAGTGACCATGGGGCTTTCGCGCGAGTCTTTCCGTAAAATCGAATGTGTGCTGAATGAATGCCGTCGCCAGATTATTGCCATCGCCGCTGAAGAAAAGAATATTGAACAAGTTTATCGCTTGAATTTGCAATTATTCCCCCTGACGAAAAACGTGAAGGAGAACGAAAATGAAGAAGTGTAG
- a CDS encoding porin family protein, producing MFKKIALAAALTASASFATWDYFPILDGGKGQAELDVAYFKIEKLSELQIAAAARYSITPNFEFGIGIPFLLYAAYDGESYDDVAGLGKIQLMTRYQFTPNVSAFVDFILPTCGDNTCDDDGAFAFHFGAQYSQKFGIVNFGSELGLQLETAGDNDVTPPWELNIGVEADFEVNPVFVPYVGLETHTLLGKYSYKGDDASKSYTGKTGFDPYFGFTANITPQVYAGAQLRFGIGEDYYGENTLTTITAKVGFNF from the coding sequence ATGTTCAAAAAAATCGCACTCGCAGCAGCACTCACCGCTAGCGCATCTTTTGCAACCTGGGACTACTTCCCGATTTTGGATGGTGGCAAAGGCCAGGCCGAACTTGACGTTGCCTACTTTAAAATCGAAAAGCTTTCTGAATTACAGATTGCAGCAGCAGCCCGCTACTCCATCACTCCGAACTTTGAATTCGGTATCGGCATTCCGTTCCTCCTCTACGCCGCTTACGATGGCGAATCTTATGACGACGTTGCTGGTCTTGGCAAAATTCAGCTCATGACCCGCTACCAGTTCACACCTAACGTAAGCGCATTTGTGGACTTCATTCTCCCCACTTGCGGCGACAACACGTGTGATGACGATGGAGCATTCGCATTCCACTTCGGTGCCCAGTACTCCCAGAAATTCGGCATCGTAAACTTCGGTTCTGAACTTGGCCTCCAACTCGAAACTGCCGGCGACAACGATGTAACCCCGCCTTGGGAATTGAACATCGGTGTAGAAGCTGATTTCGAAGTCAACCCGGTATTCGTTCCGTATGTCGGTCTCGAAACCCACACCTTGCTCGGCAAGTACTCTTACAAGGGTGATGACGCAAGCAAGAGCTACACTGGAAAAACAGGCTTTGACCCGTACTTCGGCTTTACCGCAAACATCACCCCGCAAGTCTATGCAGGTGCACAACTCAGATTCGGCATTGGCGAAGACTACTACGGCGAGAATACGCTCACGACAATCACTGCCAAGGTCGGCTTCAACTTCTAA
- a CDS encoding DNA topoisomerase IV subunit B: MAATKYTEDSIKSLEWHEHIRLRPGMYIGKLGDGQSPDDGIYVLVKEIIDNSIDEFVMGAGKKIEINIDDHAARVRDYGRGIPLGKVIDCVSKINTGGKYDSEAFQKSVGLNGVGTKAVNALSTKFIVKSYRDGRMKQAEFCRGVLVQDYKECATTEKNGTEIYFEPDADIFKNYRFLPAYMEEKVWNYAYLNNGLQLIMNDKVYTSPNGLLDLLNKHVDDSIRYPVIHFKGKDIECAFTHGNQYGEHYYSFVNGQHTTQGGTHQQAFREGLVKGARDHFKKDLDPQDVRNCVIGAISVRIQEPVFESQTKTKLGSTTVAPGGAQLRSWVVDYVASEFDNFLHKNPETEKALLNRITQNERERKEIAGIKKLANERAKKANLHNRKLRDCKIHLTDVKNALNRESMIFITEGDSASGSITKARNVQTQAVFSLRGKPLNSFGMTKKVVYENEEFNLLQHALDIENGLENLRYDKVIIATDADVDGMHIRLLLMTFFLQFFPELVEQKHLYILQTPLFRVRNKQVTKYCYDEAERDKAAKEIGKTGLEITRFKGLGEISPEEFGQFINEDMRLETVSIPPDASLGKMLEYYMGNNTPMRQEHIVLNLRAEAVEEL, from the coding sequence ATGGCAGCTACGAAATATACAGAAGACAGCATCAAATCCCTAGAGTGGCATGAACACATCCGTCTGCGCCCCGGTATGTACATCGGTAAACTTGGCGACGGACAGAGCCCGGACGACGGCATTTACGTGCTCGTCAAGGAAATTATCGACAACTCCATCGACGAATTCGTGATGGGTGCCGGCAAGAAGATTGAAATCAACATTGACGACCATGCGGCACGCGTGCGCGACTACGGGCGCGGCATTCCTCTCGGCAAAGTCATCGACTGCGTGTCGAAGATCAACACGGGTGGTAAGTACGATTCCGAAGCGTTCCAGAAGTCCGTCGGTTTGAACGGCGTGGGTACAAAGGCCGTGAACGCCCTTTCGACCAAGTTCATCGTGAAAAGCTACCGCGACGGTCGCATGAAGCAGGCTGAATTCTGCCGTGGCGTTCTAGTGCAGGACTACAAGGAATGTGCAACGACCGAAAAGAACGGTACCGAAATTTACTTTGAACCGGACGCCGACATTTTCAAGAACTACCGCTTCCTCCCGGCCTACATGGAAGAGAAGGTCTGGAACTACGCCTACTTGAATAACGGCCTCCAGCTCATCATGAACGACAAGGTCTACACGAGCCCGAACGGCCTTTTGGACCTTTTGAACAAGCACGTGGACGATTCCATCCGCTACCCGGTGATTCACTTCAAGGGCAAGGATATTGAATGCGCCTTCACGCACGGGAACCAGTACGGCGAACACTACTACAGCTTTGTGAACGGTCAGCACACCACGCAGGGCGGTACGCACCAGCAGGCTTTCCGCGAAGGTCTTGTCAAAGGCGCCCGCGACCACTTCAAGAAGGACTTGGACCCGCAAGACGTGCGCAACTGCGTCATTGGCGCGATTTCCGTACGCATCCAGGAACCGGTTTTCGAATCCCAGACCAAGACAAAGCTCGGCTCGACGACGGTCGCTCCGGGTGGCGCCCAGCTGCGCTCCTGGGTCGTGGATTACGTGGCAAGCGAGTTCGACAACTTCTTGCACAAGAATCCCGAAACCGAAAAGGCACTCCTCAACCGCATCACGCAGAACGAACGTGAACGCAAGGAAATCGCAGGCATCAAAAAGCTCGCGAACGAACGCGCCAAAAAAGCTAACTTGCACAACCGCAAGCTTCGCGACTGCAAGATCCACCTCACCGACGTGAAAAACGCGCTCAACCGCGAATCGATGATTTTCATTACAGAAGGTGACTCCGCATCCGGCTCTATCACCAAGGCCCGTAACGTGCAGACGCAAGCCGTGTTCAGCTTGCGCGGTAAGCCGCTCAACAGCTTTGGCATGACGAAGAAGGTCGTGTACGAGAACGAAGAATTCAACTTGTTGCAGCACGCGCTCGATATCGAAAACGGTCTCGAGAATTTGCGTTACGACAAAGTGATTATCGCGACCGATGCTGATGTGGACGGTATGCACATTCGCCTTTTGCTCATGACGTTCTTCTTGCAGTTCTTCCCGGAACTCGTGGAACAGAAGCACTTGTACATCTTGCAGACGCCGCTTTTCCGCGTGCGCAACAAGCAGGTGACCAAGTACTGCTACGACGAAGCGGAACGCGACAAGGCCGCTAAGGAAATCGGCAAGACCGGTCTCGAGATTACACGATTCAAAGGTCTTGGCGAAATCAGCCCGGAAGAATTCGGACAGTTCATCAACGAGGACATGCGCCTCGAGACGGTGAGCATTCCGCCCGACGCTTCGCTCGGCAAGATGCTGGAATACTACATGGGCAACAACACGCCTATGCGCCAGGAACACATCGTGCTGAACCTGAGAGCAGAAGCAGTCGAAGAACTGTAA
- a CDS encoding hemolysin family protein, with protein MGDTNTIAIVLLVFFLLVSASFTLIKAVFAAIYAKREDHDRTDREAKIAKIVENRGYNETVSIGRIFSDVGIGVFGFYLFSNAPWQWTHDFWLLGIMAYMLCACAVIYIVTIFFPNLIGNLKPDTLSVVLVPLYRLIRMPFVPVGRVCHTIYLKLLDALGYDAKLSFLPEERRDAVQADLSDSSLSEGEGLEKEERQMILNIFDFVETPVREIMTPRVDMCAIDVDTSLEDLVKVLNNERHSRLPVYKETVDNIVGILSNRDFLEWYTEHRDEPFDLMKLVMPPVYVPYHKKIDDLLTELRKTGNQLAIVVDEYGGTAGLVTLEDILEEIVGEIRDEDDMDEDEDVQKLKDGRYILDPLMTLSDLEYELDVELKPPENSHVETLSGLIQATLGIIPSPGAEVKIQGYTFRVLRMDGTRMEKVMMILPAGVKGPKTQTLHKV; from the coding sequence ATGGGTGATACGAACACCATTGCGATTGTTCTTCTCGTTTTCTTTCTTTTAGTTTCGGCATCGTTTACTTTAATCAAGGCAGTCTTTGCCGCCATCTATGCCAAGCGTGAAGACCACGACCGCACGGACCGCGAAGCGAAGATTGCAAAGATTGTCGAAAACCGCGGCTACAACGAGACCGTCTCCATCGGCCGTATCTTTTCGGACGTGGGCATTGGCGTGTTCGGATTTTATCTGTTCTCGAATGCCCCGTGGCAGTGGACGCACGATTTTTGGCTGCTCGGTATCATGGCGTACATGCTTTGCGCTTGTGCCGTGATTTATATCGTGACCATCTTTTTCCCGAACCTAATTGGCAACCTGAAACCGGATACTTTATCCGTGGTGCTCGTGCCGCTGTACAGGCTCATCCGTATGCCGTTTGTGCCGGTGGGACGCGTTTGCCATACGATTTACCTCAAGCTTTTGGACGCTCTCGGTTACGATGCCAAGCTCAGCTTCTTGCCCGAAGAACGCCGCGACGCTGTGCAGGCGGACCTTTCGGATTCTTCGCTCTCTGAAGGCGAAGGCCTTGAAAAAGAAGAACGCCAGATGATCCTCAACATCTTCGACTTCGTGGAAACGCCGGTGCGCGAAATCATGACGCCGCGTGTGGACATGTGCGCGATTGATGTGGACACATCGCTTGAGGACTTGGTGAAGGTTTTGAACAACGAACGCCATTCGCGTTTGCCGGTTTACAAGGAAACGGTCGACAACATTGTCGGTATCCTTTCGAACCGTGACTTCTTGGAATGGTACACGGAACATCGCGACGAACCGTTTGACTTGATGAAGCTCGTGATGCCGCCGGTCTACGTGCCGTATCACAAGAAGATTGATGACCTGTTGACGGAACTCCGCAAGACGGGTAACCAGCTCGCGATTGTCGTGGACGAATACGGTGGAACCGCAGGCCTTGTAACGCTTGAAGACATTCTTGAAGAAATCGTCGGCGAAATTCGCGACGAAGACGACATGGACGAAGACGAGGACGTGCAGAAGTTGAAGGACGGTCGCTATATTCTCGATCCGCTGATGACGCTCTCGGATTTGGAATACGAACTGGATGTGGAACTGAAGCCGCCTGAGAATTCCCACGTGGAAACGCTCTCTGGCCTCATCCAGGCAACGCTTGGAATCATCCCGTCGCCGGGCGCCGAAGTCAAGATTCAGGGTTACACGTTCCGCGTTCTGCGCATGGATGGCACCCGCATGGAAAAGGTCATGATGATCCTCCCTGCCGGTGTGAAAGGCCCCAAGACGCAGACACTCCATAAGGTGTAA
- a CDS encoding aspartate/glutamate racemase family protein, with amino-acid sequence MKTIGLIGGMSWESTITYYEILNKEVVSALGGFHSAKILMYSVDFAELEANMSIGNWDGDAAILADAAKRLESAGADFIVIATNTMHKLVPQIEREIHIPILHIADAAATSVIRDGFTKVALLGTKFTMTQDFIKDRLKSAGLEVIVPDVPDIEIVNNVIFNELCLGKVLDASRAEYQRIIESLKERGAECVILGCTEIGMLISEKDSVLPVYDTTIIHAKEAARQALG; translated from the coding sequence ATGAAGACGATTGGTTTGATTGGCGGCATGAGTTGGGAAAGTACAATCACGTACTATGAAATTTTGAATAAAGAAGTTGTCAGCGCGTTGGGCGGTTTTCACAGTGCAAAAATCTTGATGTACAGTGTCGATTTTGCAGAACTTGAAGCGAATATGTCCATTGGCAATTGGGATGGCGATGCGGCGATTCTTGCTGATGCTGCAAAGCGTCTCGAAAGTGCTGGTGCTGACTTTATCGTGATTGCTACGAATACGATGCACAAGCTTGTCCCGCAAATCGAACGTGAAATTCATATCCCGATTCTGCACATTGCCGATGCGGCTGCAACAAGCGTTATTCGCGATGGCTTTACGAAAGTTGCATTGCTTGGCACCAAATTCACGATGACGCAAGACTTTATCAAGGACCGCCTTAAGAGCGCTGGTCTTGAAGTGATTGTGCCGGACGTTCCGGATATTGAAATTGTGAACAACGTGATTTTCAATGAACTTTGCTTGGGTAAGGTTCTCGATGCATCGCGTGCAGAATACCAGCGCATCATTGAAAGCTTGAAGGAACGTGGTGCTGAATGTGTGATTCTTGGCTGCACGGAAATTGGCATGCTTATCTCCGAAAAGGATAGCGTGCTCCCTGTGTATGACACGACCATCATCCATGCCAAAGAAGCCGCCCGCCAAGCGCTGGGTTGA
- the ybeY gene encoding rRNA maturation RNase YbeY has product MPDPASKKKDYTIDFLCEGNIESFPWKDKFEAMARKLLAEEGTENNVNIVLCTDEFVREMNKNYRGLDKVTDVLSFEWHEEIPGEEEMLGEIYIARDQVKRQAPQYGNSFFAEMKRVIVHGLLHLSGYDHIKAADRKVMRARECEFLGLDPYKDKESMENG; this is encoded by the coding sequence ATGCCAGACCCTGCTAGTAAAAAGAAAGACTACACTATCGATTTCCTGTGCGAGGGGAATATCGAGTCCTTCCCGTGGAAGGATAAGTTCGAAGCTATGGCCCGCAAGCTCCTTGCCGAAGAAGGCACGGAGAACAACGTCAACATCGTGCTCTGCACCGACGAGTTCGTTCGCGAGATGAACAAGAACTACCGCGGACTCGACAAGGTGACGGACGTGCTTTCGTTCGAATGGCACGAAGAAATCCCGGGCGAAGAAGAAATGCTCGGCGAAATCTACATCGCAAGGGACCAGGTCAAGCGCCAGGCCCCGCAGTACGGCAATAGCTTTTTTGCCGAGATGAAGCGTGTGATTGTTCACGGACTGCTCCACCTGTCGGGGTACGACCATATCAAGGCCGCCGACCGCAAGGTGATGCGTGCCCGCGAATGTGAGTTCTTGGGACTGGATCCATACAAGGACAAGGAGAGCATGGAAAATGGGTGA
- a CDS encoding metal ABC transporter solute-binding protein, Zn/Mn family has translation MHRIACLLFLLVLIPAVLWAGDGRITVAVSLQPYATLVKMLGGDRVNVVTLLPPGADPHNFEPKPAVIKAFSVAQVYFTDGSGLDKTWMPRFLGANKNVQVVDISKGIEWMKSEEEHGAHGHHHDEEMDPHIWTSPTRMRFLAQNIFQELKKLDPKYVIDYVNRASMVQDELALVERQLNEAVISMPKDRRSFIVFHPTYGYLAKDFKLKQYTIEVNGKEPKPRDLANLVKVGRKNGVKTVFVQPQFSKRAAETIAKELGAVVVETDPLSADFIGNTQKFIKAIKEGGKK, from the coding sequence ATGCATCGTATTGCATGTCTTTTGTTCTTGCTCGTTTTGATTCCTGCTGTTTTGTGGGCGGGTGACGGTCGTATTACGGTTGCGGTTTCGTTGCAACCTTATGCAACGCTTGTTAAAATGTTGGGTGGCGACCGCGTGAATGTGGTGACGCTTTTGCCGCCGGGAGCTGACCCGCATAACTTTGAACCGAAGCCTGCTGTCATCAAGGCTTTTTCTGTAGCCCAGGTCTATTTTACGGATGGTTCGGGTTTGGACAAAACTTGGATGCCTCGTTTTTTGGGCGCGAACAAGAATGTTCAGGTGGTCGATATTTCCAAGGGCATCGAATGGATGAAGTCTGAGGAAGAGCACGGCGCTCATGGCCATCATCATGATGAAGAAATGGATCCGCATATTTGGACTTCGCCGACTCGCATGAGGTTCCTGGCCCAGAATATTTTCCAGGAACTCAAAAAGCTCGATCCGAAGTATGTCATTGATTATGTCAACCGCGCATCGATGGTGCAAGATGAGTTGGCTCTCGTTGAACGCCAGTTGAATGAAGCCGTTATCAGCATGCCGAAAGATCGTCGTTCGTTTATTGTATTCCACCCGACGTATGGGTATCTCGCCAAGGATTTCAAGCTTAAACAGTATACTATTGAAGTTAACGGCAAGGAACCTAAGCCGAGAGACTTGGCAAACCTTGTTAAGGTTGGCCGCAAAAATGGCGTGAAGACCGTGTTTGTACAGCCGCAGTTCAGCAAGCGTGCCGCAGAAACGATTGCCAAGGAATTGGGTGCCGTCGTGGTTGAGACGGATCCGCTTTCTGCAGATTTTATCGGTAATACGCAAAAGTTTATCAAAGCCATTAAAGAGGGTGGCAAAAAGTAA
- a CDS encoding metal ABC transporter ATP-binding protein has protein sequence MAAIDIKNLTFGYGKSPVLTDVNLSIDENDFVAIIGPNGGGKSTLMRLMVGLLKPTSGTVRVFGEKVPTKKVAIGYVPQNTNKNIDFPITVGECVATGKTGLSPKSDEVKAALERVHIGAFLDRRLGELSGGERQRVLIARSLVCNPKILFLDEPSNNIDVAGIEALYSMLAEFSETMTIVIVTHDLMALSHKVKSVVCVNHSVHYHEGANLTEEMLHSTYGCEVDLIAHGVPHRVLGSHDHTHGGCCEHHHHEV, from the coding sequence ATGGCCGCCATTGATATCAAAAACCTCACGTTTGGCTATGGAAAGTCGCCCGTGCTTACGGACGTGAACTTGTCCATTGACGAAAATGACTTTGTAGCCATTATCGGGCCGAATGGCGGTGGCAAGTCCACGCTGATGAGGTTGATGGTCGGGCTCTTGAAACCGACGTCTGGGACGGTGCGCGTTTTTGGCGAAAAGGTCCCGACAAAGAAAGTGGCTATTGGCTATGTGCCGCAGAATACGAACAAGAATATCGACTTCCCGATTACGGTGGGCGAGTGCGTCGCTACTGGCAAGACCGGGCTTTCTCCCAAGTCGGATGAAGTGAAGGCCGCGCTTGAACGCGTGCATATTGGCGCCTTTTTGGACCGTCGTCTGGGCGAACTGAGTGGCGGTGAACGCCAACGTGTGCTGATTGCCCGTTCTCTTGTCTGCAATCCGAAAATTCTCTTTTTGGATGAGCCGTCCAACAATATCGATGTGGCGGGGATTGAAGCGCTTTACAGCATGCTTGCAGAATTCAGCGAGACGATGACGATTGTGATCGTGACGCACGACTTGATGGCGCTTTCGCATAAGGTGAAGAGCGTCGTTTGCGTGAACCATTCCGTGCATTACCACGAAGGGGCGAACCTGACCGAAGAAATGCTCCATAGTACTTACGGCTGCGAGGTCGATTTGATTGCTCACGGGGTGCCGCATCGCGTTCTCGGGAGCCATGACCATACCCATGGTGGCTGCTGCGAGCACCATCACCACGAAGTGTGA
- a CDS encoding type II secretion system protein GspD, whose amino-acid sequence MTLLLSSSVAGARSVEKPKSVRTSSGAVTLDFVDVALSEVARTLSLAYGTSILTDDAGDVRVTFHLEGVSLFEGLTSLCASHGLDLVLEGRVYHIRRARVQNGTIALTDSGVVIDVKNMNVREFVKEFGLNTCVNVLADYDVDGVVSGNLRRMVPEMAFRVLMESNGFKVRGERGCLRVSRAKTGNALNGSPDGAEVSVERAGDLYSVDLQSASLKAVLKAIAEEAGLNLAVYGDLNETVQMSFKDVSLPELLASLFRGSAFTFRLDSSSLWVSEEGAKALADVQVFPLKHVSPEKAMSQLSKFMKGSELNVSEYREQNALVLGGSPRAIARAEELLKMVDVPQMQVTLACVIVEFRKGRSFAIGVRSGATRNVGERDIQARGFFDFLGKDISKSGAFGKIGILPDRFELELSSMEENNEAKVLARPRVTTLNGNKAELNVTNTVYYLVSQVSADGYPITDYRSFNDGISLELTPTMTQNGLITLSVSPEIKTAGRSTGDGPRDISSRNMKTTVVLRDGETLCLGGLIRKNKTEVRSAVPFLGSIPLLGRLFSYTSEEEDESELAIFITPSVETKE is encoded by the coding sequence TTGACATTGTTGTTGTCTTCGTCGGTGGCGGGAGCGCGTTCGGTTGAAAAGCCAAAGTCAGTTCGGACTTCATCGGGGGCGGTTACGCTTGATTTTGTGGATGTCGCGCTCTCGGAGGTGGCGCGGACGCTTTCGCTTGCGTATGGAACGTCCATTTTGACGGATGATGCGGGCGATGTTCGCGTGACGTTTCACCTGGAGGGGGTAAGCCTTTTCGAAGGGCTGACTTCGCTTTGTGCATCGCATGGCTTGGATTTGGTGTTGGAAGGGCGTGTGTACCATATTCGGCGGGCGCGTGTGCAGAACGGTACGATTGCGCTCACGGATTCTGGCGTGGTCATTGACGTGAAAAACATGAACGTGCGCGAGTTTGTGAAGGAATTTGGCCTGAATACGTGCGTGAATGTGCTTGCGGATTATGACGTGGATGGCGTGGTGAGTGGAAATCTGAGGCGAATGGTTCCAGAAATGGCGTTTCGCGTGTTGATGGAATCGAACGGGTTCAAGGTACGCGGGGAGCGTGGGTGTTTGCGGGTTTCGCGTGCGAAAACGGGGAATGCATTGAACGGTTCGCCGGATGGTGCGGAAGTTTCTGTGGAACGTGCGGGAGACCTTTATTCGGTGGATTTGCAATCGGCTTCGCTCAAGGCCGTGCTTAAGGCAATTGCAGAAGAGGCGGGGCTCAATTTGGCGGTTTATGGCGACTTGAATGAAACAGTGCAGATGTCGTTCAAGGATGTTTCGTTGCCGGAACTTTTAGCGTCACTTTTTCGCGGAAGTGCGTTCACGTTTCGGCTAGATTCGTCGTCGCTTTGGGTCTCGGAAGAAGGGGCGAAAGCGCTTGCCGATGTACAGGTATTCCCGCTAAAACATGTTTCGCCCGAGAAGGCAATGTCGCAACTTTCAAAGTTTATGAAAGGCTCGGAACTGAATGTCTCGGAATATCGTGAGCAGAATGCGCTTGTGCTTGGTGGCTCACCGCGGGCGATTGCGCGTGCTGAGGAGCTTTTGAAAATGGTCGATGTGCCTCAAATGCAGGTGACGCTTGCGTGCGTGATTGTGGAGTTCCGCAAGGGGCGTAGTTTTGCGATTGGTGTGCGGAGCGGGGCAACGCGGAATGTGGGTGAGCGCGATATTCAGGCGCGCGGGTTCTTTGATTTCTTGGGCAAGGATATTTCGAAATCGGGGGCGTTCGGAAAAATTGGAATCTTGCCGGATCGCTTTGAGCTGGAGCTTTCGTCGATGGAAGAGAACAACGAGGCAAAGGTGCTTGCGCGACCGCGCGTGACAACGTTGAACGGCAACAAGGCGGAACTTAACGTGACGAATACGGTCTATTATCTTGTCAGTCAAGTTTCTGCAGATGGCTACCCGATTACGGATTATCGTTCGTTTAACGATGGTATTTCATTGGAACTCACTCCAACGATGACGCAAAACGGTTTGATAACGTTGTCTGTGTCGCCGGAAATCAAGACGGCGGGCAGGAGCACTGGCGATGGGCCGCGAGACATCAGTTCTCGGAACATGAAGACAACAGTGGTGTTGCGCGATGGCGAGACTTTGTGCTTGGGTGGGCTTATTCGCAAGAACAAGACGGAGGTGCGCTCGGCGGTGCCGTTCTTGGGGAGTATTCCTTTGCTGGGGCGTCTGTTCAGTTACACCTCCGAAGAAGAGGACGAAAGTGAACTCGCCATTTTTATCACGCCGAGTGTGGAGACGAAGGAATGA
- a CDS encoding prepilin-type N-terminal cleavage/methylation domain-containing protein — MTCSRQGFTLPEVCVALTVFLVGTTALLGGWNFFNREVAGERKRLEEFYDVLSSMESLVANRPDCADSLSVRLIRVPGNPHLAWAVVEREHYSLKRLVRCR, encoded by the coding sequence GTGACTTGTTCTCGTCAAGGCTTTACTTTGCCCGAAGTTTGCGTGGCGCTTACGGTTTTTCTCGTTGGAACAACGGCGCTCCTTGGCGGTTGGAACTTCTTCAATCGCGAAGTGGCGGGGGAGCGGAAGCGCTTGGAGGAATTCTATGACGTGCTATCTTCGATGGAATCGTTGGTTGCGAACCGCCCGGATTGCGCGGACTCTTTGTCGGTTCGCCTGATTCGTGTTCCTGGTAACCCGCATTTAGCGTGGGCGGTTGTGGAACGTGAACATTATTCTCTCAAACGCTTGGTGCGTTGTCGGTGA